GCGCGTTCCGGCGCGGAATGGTGCGGGGCGAGAAGAAGCTCATCCATCCGATCCTTCGCTGGATGTTCGAGAACCGTGAGAGGGTTAAGAAGGCCGCATATTTGGCCAAGTAAGTAGCACGTTTCCCGTTCGTTCTCTGCGATGCTGCGGCTTGCGTTCGagtggggtttgtttttgttttgctttccggTGAtggtttcatccattttttgttattactcTGTTTAAGATTTTTGATTCCACTGGAACTGCCGCCGGAGGCGATGTCGATGCCGGAACTGGGCAGCCTTTGGGCGCAGTATCTGGAGACGATGAACGACTTCAAGGATGCCCACCGGGCGTACGAGCAGTCGGTGCACGAGGGTACGCAGACGCGCGAGCTTCGCAACGACATTAGCGCGATCGAGACCGAGATCGAGAATGTGAAAAAGCGCATCGAGCGCACGCAGGCCCGGCTGGATAAGGTGCCTCAGCAggagctgctgctggaggcgGCCAACAGCCTGCGCATCGAGAAGGAGCGCCAGAAGGAGCTGCTGCAGCAGATCGACGAGCAACGGCAGGGCCTAAACCGTGCGACCATGGTGCACGAGCGGCTGCAGAAGGATCTACACAATGCGAAGATGTCCGTGCAGGGCGCGACGCCACAGAATCTGATGGAGAGTATCATCGAGGAAACGCAGGTGCTGGAGTTTATGGTGCAGCAGAAGCTGCCCCAGGAGTTGCAGCAGCGCCGGTCCGAGGTGCAAACGCTGCAGGAGGTGATCGACGAGCCGACCATAAGCCGGGGCGATCTGCAGGAGCTGCAGCAACGCGTTGACGAGATGAACCGAGACATTCAGCGGCTGGTTGAGGTGCGTCTCGCTGAGTACAGCACCCAGAACGACACGCTCGGTCCGTTCCGGCAGCAGGCCGCAATGGTGGCACGGAACAAGGAAGCCGCCGCGGAACAGCTCGACCAGATGACGAAAGAGCTGCGCGAGGTGGAGCGCCAGCTGCAGGACCGGCAACGCCAGCTGCAGGAAACGGTCGGGGAAGTGATACTGCGTGGCGAAGATCTGAAGCAGTTCGTCAGTACGCTGCGCGCCAAGAGCAACGTGTACAAGCAGCAGCGCGCGGAACTGGCCGCAGTCAAGGCGGAGGTGCACGATTTAACGCAAACGCTCGAGAACCTAAAATCGCAGGACCCTTCCCTATCGACGACACTGTCGCAGATGACGGACGATGACGTGTCCTCGGTTGGACCGAACGCGGCCTCAGACGGGGGCGATGATGCGGACGTTGGTGGCCGTCGCACGGAATCGCCCATCACCGGACGGGGCATGACGGAGTTGGCGCGGCTCGTCGATGGCCTTCAAAGGGCTGTCGGGGCCGCCCGTGAACGCGTCACGCCACTTTCGCAGCAGCTACGGCCACTGCGGGAACGTGTCATCGAGCTGAAAGACGAAATGGACTCCAAAAAGCAGGTAGGTTGACGCACTTTGCTGTGCTGCGTTTCGCTTTAATGTTTTACAATGTTTGCTTCCCCCAACCCGTGGGGTGCGCTACCTGTCGCACCGCACCGGTGTAAATGGAGAAATTTATGGACCCCGTGACAAATGGTTGCATTTTATGGCTTCGACACCTGTCCAAGGTCGAGCGAAATCATGTGCCTGTAAATGTTTGAGTTTAAAACCGTAATGCAAATGATGATTAGGGTGAATTGATTCGTTGCTATTTCAGCGTTGTATTACTAGAAATGTGtgtacaggcagtctccgAGGTACGCGGTTCGGAGATACAGGCTTTTTCCGAGTTTCAGAGCGTTAATGCGTTTCAGAGATAATTGTGTAACTCGAAttttcgcgtaactcgaattacATGTACAATATTGGTAGAAAATACCTTCctttttcatataaaacagttgttttaatttaatgaattcTTTCAAAAAGTCGCCTAGTTTGCTGAAGATATTTGAGAGTAAAGAAGGAAGTcaactttaaagtataaacgatttAACTCCCGGCTTCGaattacgcggaaattcgagatacgcggagtTTAGAGCGGGTCCTCTATAGTAGCGTATCTTGTTGACTGCCTGTACATCGTCACTGGGAATAAGAGATGAGATCattcttttcaatgatttgaatcagaatcaaagagtgggtttaaagatttgaaacctttactcacttttttgagattcattaaaaagtattacactgcATCAATGTTTTCACCaatcttttgcgtttatactcacttTCACTCTCTGTGTcaactagaaactcactcacgagtgagtaaaactgttatatcactctttagattatatACACTGTAAAAGTGAATTTTATAACttaactgtttaactgttttattaCTCCTTTTGGATTGAAATAATGCTGTAGGTGTgataaattattctttatacatttttaatatatattcACACGtacagaattatttgaatccacAAGGAGTGATTAAACACTTTTATTCACTCCTATTCACTGATTtgaatccaaaacgaattataaaacactgtcactctcttGTACATTCTTCCTGTTTTACTCAATGTAtacaatccaacaagagaaacaacacattacAATCTTTTAAGAGTGATAATATTCTTTTATTCACTCTCatagagtgattataatctaaagagtgataagtgagtgagtgagtttctagtcggcacagagagtgagaatgattataaacgcaaaagagtgattaaaggagtcataaaaactcttcgtgctgatttatattcattcactctctcgatggtttcaactcactcattcactcactcactcttactcagggCGCACATCTCTACTGGGAATAGATGTTTGAATATTGTTTCTACCGGGTGTGCCTGGTACACGTTTAGTCCATTCACCCCTAGGGCTTAATTTCGTACCAAACCAAGATTGTTTATTCGCAACATGCCTGTACCTGAACCTGTGCGTTGCTCTCAAACAACACGCGAAATCAACACGGAATACCACACAGTGATGGGCACTGATGGTGCGTGGTGCCCCATGCGCAAACCATTTCGGATGACTTCCTGTGTGTAGGCTTTTTTCTTAGATCAATCGATCCCGTGCGGTTCCACGCAACTGTACATTGCTATCCTATTTCTTCGAATGC
The Anopheles moucheti chromosome 2, idAnoMoucSN_F20_07, whole genome shotgun sequence genome window above contains:
- the LOC128299524 gene encoding intraflagellar transport protein 81 homolog, yielding MTEGLKLIVIELNKLLETDYNLITFDSLSPESLLQVLTDVFHAFGAIERLDVRENDPEDTNAHVMEALRKVQYRPAEDIDDPGAFRRGMVRGEKKLIHPILRWMFENRERVKKAAYLAKFLIPLELPPEAMSMPELGSLWAQYLETMNDFKDAHRAYEQSVHEGTQTRELRNDISAIETEIENVKKRIERTQARLDKVPQQELLLEAANSLRIEKERQKELLQQIDEQRQGLNRATMVHERLQKDLHNAKMSVQGATPQNLMESIIEETQVLEFMVQQKLPQELQQRRSEVQTLQEVIDEPTISRGDLQELQQRVDEMNRDIQRLVEVRLAEYSTQNDTLGPFRQQAAMVARNKEAAAEQLDQMTKELREVERQLQDRQRQLQETVGEVILRGEDLKQFVSTLRAKSNVYKQQRAELAAVKAEVHDLTQTLENLKSQDPSLSTTLSQMTDDDVSSVGPNAASDGGDDADVGGRRTESPITGRGMTELARLVDGLQRAVGAARERVTPLSQQLRPLRERVIELKDEMDSKKQTYDALIATLNAESATMQSKITEAERAIRKLEQEWQELQMEHERSQLLLEKANEELSTGGNGERVSLKETLSQQILEQETTLKRLTEERVLLLASKNDRVQQLEMWTDLRKLFEVKIRCLHERKQRGPGGTLSVSRGGAETFTLQ